AAAGGATTCTAACTGTGATAAATGAAAGAGTAATGCAGCAAAGGTGAGCAAAAATCCATAGATTCCCCAGATTGCCCCTGTGAAAATAAAAAGAAATTTCAGCAGACGAAAAACGGACCCGAACGATTCATTTGGCACGATAAAGGAGGCAATTGCTGTAAAGGAAACAACGATGACGACAATCGTACTTACGATTCCCGCTTCGACTGCCGCCTGCCCGACAATGAGTCCTCCGACAATGCCAATCGTTCCTCCAAGCTGCCCCGGCAGATGAATCCCGGCTTCTTTTAGCAGCTCAAATTGAAATTCCATCAGCAGGACTTCTAAGGCAACAGGAATCACGATTCCTGTGCGTGCCACAGCAACCGATAATAAAAAAGAGGCCGGAAGCATTTCTGTATGAAAAGCAGCAATCGCCACATAAAGACCTGGAAATCCTATGGCAAACAGTGATGCAGCAAAGCGCAGTACTCTGGCAAAAGATGCTACTTCAAATCGTGTGTAATAATCGTCTCCCGCCTGAAAAAACATCTGATATGTTGCTGGCAGAATCAAAACACCCGGAGAATTGTCCACTGCAAGAACGATCCGCCCTTCTAATAATCCACTTGCTGCTTTATCCGGGCGCTCCGTATGCTGGAACTGTGGAAACGGACTCCATGCATTTTCTTCAAGAAGCTGCTCCACCATTCCCCCGTCAAAAATACCGTCAAAGCTTATATTTTTCACTTTTTCCCGTATCTTTTCAAGAAGCTCCGGCCGGACAAGATCTTCCATATATATAATCGCAAGGTCTGTTTTCGAACGTTCTCCTGTCATCGTATGTTCCATCTTCAGGCGTGGATCACGAATCCTCCTTCTTATCAGCGCTGTATTTATCCGCATATTCTCCGTAAAACTATCTTTCGGTCCCCGAATTACCATCTCCTGCTGCGTTTCCCCGACACCTCTTGATGGATATTTTTTCGTTGATAATATAATTGCTTTTTTGCAGCCTTCTAATAAAAGGAGGGTATTACCGGATAAAATATCTGTCAAAATATTTTCAAAAGTTTCGTCTTCTTTCCAATCCACCGTTTCCATCACATGATTTTCTATATAAGAAAGCAGCTCCCTCCCGCTTATTTTCTCTTCCCATTTCTGTTTAAGAAGCGGACGAATCACAAAATCTTCTACCATATCCGCATCCGTCATGCCATCTACATAAATTGCCGCCGCCCGGCAAAAATCCGCAATACAAAACGGATTCTTCACGATATCACCACTTCGTTCAAACACCGCTTCTAGAAAAGCATAATCTTTATCAAAATCCCCTGTGAGACCCCCTTTTATTTTCTGATCCCGGCCATATACTATCTTCACATTTCTCCCTCTTTTCCTGCTTATTTTGTATACAACTCCTTAAGCATCTTTTACAAAAATACCTTGTTAGTATTGAGAAATTTTTTCTTTTTTATACCAGCGTTTCTTTCTTGATTTTTCGTTAAAATGCGTTATAATAATTGTATACAAGATACAGAGGAGGTACAATTTTTATGACTCAGCCCTTACAGTTGAAAGCATATGCAAAGGTGAATCTGGGACTGGACGTATTAAGAAGGCGGGAAGACGGTTACCACGAGGTTAGAATGATCATGCAGACAGTGAAACTTTTTGACCTCATTACTTTACAAAAGAATACATGCGGACAGATTCGGCTTTCCTCGAATCTGCCTTACCTCCCTCTCAATGAAAAGAATCTTGTCTACCGGGCGATTAACACGATTCGGACTGCGTATAATATTCCAGACGGTGTCGATGCCACAATCGAGAAACATATCCCTGTTGCAGCAGGAATGGCCGGCGGAAGTACAGACGCAGCCGCAGCGCTGGTAGGCATGAATCAGCTTTTTTCTTTGGGAATCACACAGGAGGAACTTATAAAGCATGGACTGACCCTCGGTGCTGACATCCCATTTTGCATTATGAGAGGAACCGCACTTTCTGAAGGAATCGGAGAGATTTTAACACCACTCCCTTCTATTCCGGCATGCTGGTTTTTAATCGTGAAGCCAACCTTTTCCATGTCTACAAAGTTTGTTTATGAGAATCTTCATCTCGATGAACAGATGAAACATCCAGACATTGATGGCATGATCCAGGCGATTAATCACAACGATCTTACCGGTATCACTTACCGCATGGGTAATGTATTGGAGCAGGTTACACAAAAACATTATCCGGCAATTATACAGATTAAAGAAAATATGAGACGGCTTGGCGCACTTGGTGCACTTATGAGTGGAAGCGGTTCCACTGTATTCGGTATCTTTACTTCAAGAGAAGCCGCCGGAAAGGCCGCTGAATTCTTCCGCAAAGATCCGGGAATTAAACAGACTGCCGTTGTCCGTCCATTCAGCAAGGACCTTCCACAGTCCAAGCCTCATAAAAACCATAAGCATTTTACAAATTCTACAAAGAAATATCATTCGTCAACACAGAGAGAAAAATATTCAGGAAAAAGGGGAAGGAGAAATACTCATGAAGGACACAAATCTTAACGTAAATGTAAATGAATATCTGCCACTTCGCGACGTTGTATTTAACACACTACGCCAGGCTATTATTACTGGTGAATTCGCACCGGGCGAGCGCCTCATGGAAATCTCTCTTGCCAATCGTCTTGGCGTAAGCCGTACTCCGGTAAGAGAGGCCATCCGTAAGTTAGAACTCGAAGGTCTCGTTATCATGATTCCAAGAAAGGGCGCTCAGGTAGCTAAAATCACAGAAAAGAATCTCCGCGATGTCATCGA
This Anaerobutyricum hallii DNA region includes the following protein-coding sequences:
- a CDS encoding spore germination protein is translated as MKIVYGRDQKIKGGLTGDFDKDYAFLEAVFERSGDIVKNPFCIADFCRAAAIYVDGMTDADMVEDFVIRPLLKQKWEEKISGRELLSYIENHVMETVDWKEDETFENILTDILSGNTLLLLEGCKKAIILSTKKYPSRGVGETQQEMVIRGPKDSFTENMRINTALIRRRIRDPRLKMEHTMTGERSKTDLAIIYMEDLVRPELLEKIREKVKNISFDGIFDGGMVEQLLEENAWSPFPQFQHTERPDKAASGLLEGRIVLAVDNSPGVLILPATYQMFFQAGDDYYTRFEVASFARVLRFAASLFAIGFPGLYVAIAAFHTEMLPASFLLSVAVARTGIVIPVALEVLLMEFQFELLKEAGIHLPGQLGGTIGIVGGLIVGQAAVEAGIVSTIVVIVVSFTAIASFIVPNESFGSVFRLLKFLFIFTGAIWGIYGFLLTFAALLFHLSQLESFGVPYMLPSVCGENLNYDEKKDDYVRYPFAYMLKRPVFTREGRRIRKKEGR
- the ispE gene encoding 4-(cytidine 5'-diphospho)-2-C-methyl-D-erythritol kinase, encoding MTQPLQLKAYAKVNLGLDVLRRREDGYHEVRMIMQTVKLFDLITLQKNTCGQIRLSSNLPYLPLNEKNLVYRAINTIRTAYNIPDGVDATIEKHIPVAAGMAGGSTDAAAALVGMNQLFSLGITQEELIKHGLTLGADIPFCIMRGTALSEGIGEILTPLPSIPACWFLIVKPTFSMSTKFVYENLHLDEQMKHPDIDGMIQAINHNDLTGITYRMGNVLEQVTQKHYPAIIQIKENMRRLGALGALMSGSGSTVFGIFTSREAAGKAAEFFRKDPGIKQTAVVRPFSKDLPQSKPHKNHKHFTNSTKKYHSSTQREKYSGKRGRRNTHEGHKS